A window from Pseudomonas kribbensis encodes these proteins:
- a CDS encoding septal ring lytic transglycosylase RlpA family protein, producing the protein MQALPINKPLKLVAFAALAVLVASCSTSRAPTQKYASNTVRAQPGLDINRAHKDGAPWWDVDVSRIPDATPTLHTGPYKANPYTVLGKTYFPLQESKTYVASGTASWYGTKFHGQNTANGEVYDLYGMSAAHKTLPLPSYVRVTNLDNNKSVILRVNDRGPFYSDRIIDLSYAAAKKLGYAEIGTARVKVEGIDPQQWWAAKGRPAPLMLNEPQVAQNTAPVITASAGTIEQWTPPPQQHASDTVPVQIGAKKNASAPASGQYLQVGAFANPDAAELLRSKLSGMVSAPVFISSIVRNQQTLHRVRLGPIGSPGEIAQVQNSVRLANLGSPSVVTE; encoded by the coding sequence ATGCAGGCATTGCCTATCAACAAACCCCTGAAGCTGGTGGCATTCGCTGCGTTGGCGGTGCTGGTCGCCAGTTGCTCGACCAGCCGGGCGCCGACTCAGAAATACGCTTCCAATACCGTTCGTGCCCAGCCGGGTCTGGACATCAACCGGGCCCACAAGGACGGCGCGCCATGGTGGGACGTCGATGTGTCGCGCATTCCGGACGCTACGCCGACCCTGCACACCGGCCCGTACAAGGCCAACCCTTATACCGTGCTGGGCAAGACCTACTTCCCGTTGCAGGAATCCAAGACCTACGTGGCCTCGGGCACCGCGTCCTGGTACGGCACCAAGTTCCACGGTCAGAACACCGCCAACGGCGAAGTCTATGACCTGTACGGCATGAGTGCCGCCCACAAGACCTTACCGCTGCCAAGTTACGTTCGGGTGACCAACCTGGACAACAACAAGAGCGTGATCCTGCGAGTCAACGACCGTGGGCCGTTCTATTCGGACCGGATCATCGACTTGTCCTACGCCGCGGCCAAAAAGCTCGGTTATGCCGAAATCGGCACCGCGCGGGTCAAGGTCGAGGGTATCGACCCGCAACAGTGGTGGGCTGCGAAGGGCCGTCCGGCGCCTTTGATGCTCAACGAGCCGCAAGTCGCGCAGAATACTGCGCCGGTGATCACGGCTTCGGCCGGTACCATCGAGCAGTGGACTCCGCCGCCGCAACAGCATGCCTCCGACACTGTACCTGTACAGATCGGCGCAAAAAAAAACGCTTCTGCACCAGCGTCTGGCCAGTATCTGCAGGTGGGCGCGTTCGCCAACCCGGACGCTGCAGAACTCCTGAGGTCGAAGCTCAGCGGGATGGTGAGCGCTCCGGTGTTCATCAGCTCGATCGTGCGCAATCAGCAGACCCTGCACCGGGTACGCCTGGGACCGATTGGTTCGCCGGGT
- the mltB gene encoding lytic murein transglycosylase B, whose product MQVMRDWATRYAPWLGLVGILGSAQEALAGDYEGSPQVAEFVGEMTRDYGFAGEQLMAVFREAQRKQAILDAISKPAERVKQWKEYRPMFITDARIARGVDFWRQHEAVLARAEQEYGVPAQVIVSIIGVETFFGRNTGNYRVIDALSTLGFDYPPRAEFFRKELREFLLLAREEQVDPLTLKGSYAGAMGLPQFMPSSFRAYAVDFDGDGHINIWNNPDDAIGSVASYFKRHGWVAGEPVVSRADVRGEQVDEGLTTGIEPTKTVGELRALGWSSHDALRDDMPVTAFRLEGDNGPEYWMGLKNFYAITRYNRSVMYAMAVHQLSEELVKARGVK is encoded by the coding sequence ATGCAAGTAATGCGTGACTGGGCGACACGATACGCACCGTGGCTCGGCCTGGTAGGCATCCTTGGCAGCGCGCAGGAAGCGCTGGCCGGCGATTACGAAGGCTCGCCCCAGGTGGCCGAATTCGTCGGTGAAATGACCCGCGACTACGGTTTCGCCGGCGAGCAACTGATGGCGGTGTTCCGCGAGGCCCAGCGCAAGCAGGCGATTCTCGACGCGATTTCCAAACCCGCCGAACGGGTCAAACAGTGGAAAGAATACCGGCCGATGTTCATCACCGACGCGCGCATCGCTCGGGGTGTGGACTTCTGGCGCCAGCACGAGGCGGTACTGGCCCGCGCCGAGCAGGAATACGGCGTTCCGGCTCAGGTGATCGTGTCGATCATCGGCGTCGAGACCTTTTTCGGACGTAATACCGGTAATTACCGGGTGATCGATGCTTTGTCCACGCTGGGTTTCGACTATCCTCCCCGTGCCGAATTTTTCCGCAAGGAACTGCGTGAGTTCCTGCTGCTGGCGCGCGAAGAACAGGTCGACCCGCTGACCCTCAAGGGGTCCTACGCCGGGGCGATGGGCCTGCCGCAGTTCATGCCGAGCAGTTTTCGCGCCTATGCGGTGGATTTCGACGGTGATGGCCACATCAATATCTGGAACAACCCGGATGATGCGATCGGCAGCGTCGCCAGCTACTTCAAGCGTCACGGCTGGGTGGCCGGCGAACCGGTGGTCAGTCGTGCCGATGTGCGCGGCGAGCAGGTGGATGAAGGCCTGACCACTGGCATCGAACCGACGAAAACCGTCGGGGAGTTGCGAGCGCTGGGCTGGTCAAGTCATGATGCGCTGCGCGATGATATGCCGGTTACTGCATTTCGCCTGGAAGGCGACAATGGCCCGGAATACTGGATGGGCCTGAAGAATTTTTACGCGATCACGCGTTATAACCGCAGCGTGATGTACGCCATGGCTGTACATCAACTGTCTGAAGAGCTGGTAAAAGCACGGGGCGTCAAGTAA